The following nucleotide sequence is from Mucilaginibacter sp. cycad4.
TAGCTGCTGCCGATTCGTTTCCGGTTGTAAAGACACCGAGTTATGCTTTCAGAAATACCGGTGGCTATTTGTTTAAAGATCAATCGAAAGATTGGGGTATCGTAAAACCTACCTTTTCAACCGGCGGCGTTTATGCGGATTTGGATAATGACGGCGATCTTGATCTGGTGATCAATAATATCGACGACGACGCTTTTGTTTATGAAAACACTGCTAATAGCAAAACGCAGGTAGCCAAAAATCATAACTACCTCACCGTTGCCCTGCAGGGTGATAGCAAAAACATTGGCGGCATTGGCGCAACTATCCGGATCTATTACAAAGGCAATCAGCAGTTTTATGACCAGCAACCTTGCCGGGGTTACATGAGCACGGATGATGCCCGTGGGCATTTTGGTATAGGTGCTGCAACTACTGTCGATTCATTAAGGGTGCGCTGGCCCGATGGCAAAACCCAGCGGCTTACCAATGTAAAAGCCAATCAAACACTTACATTGCAATATAAAAGCGCCTCCGGATATTTCCCGCCTGACGCAGAGAGCAAAATTACTCCCGTATTTCAGCCTGCTAACAACCAATCGGGTATAAAATACGTGCACCAGGAAAAAGACGCTATCGACTATAACATACAGCCTACCCTGCCGCATAAGCTAAGCCAGTACGGGCCCGCTATTGCCGTTGGCGATGTGGATGGCAATGGCTATGATGACATTTTTGTGGGAGGATCAGCAGGAAATAAAGGCGTATTTTTTATGCAGGATGCCAGCGGCCATTTTACTATCGATAACAATCGTTTTGTGCACGAAGATTTTAAAGATGAAGAAGACATGGGCGTGTTGCTGTTTGACGCTAATGGCGATGGGTTCCCGGACCTCTACATCGCAAGCGGTAGTTACGAATTTCAAAAAGGACATACTACTGCACAGGACAGGCTTTACATCAACGATAAAAAAGGCCATTTTGCCCGCGACCTCGCCGCAGTGCCTGTTGAGTATGATAACGGCTCTTGTGTCCGTGCCGCTGACTTTGACGGCGATGGAGACCTCGACCTTTTTGTTGGTTCAAGATCCGTTTCGGGGGCTTACCCTTCATCGCCGGTTAGCCATTTGCTCAGGAACGATGGTGGTAAATTTACCGATGTAACCGGTCAGCTTTGCCCCGAATTGCTGCATGGCGGCATGATCACCGATGCCCTATGGTCGGATTTTGATAAGGATGGCCAGGCGGACCTGGTGGTAGTTGGCGAATGGATGCCTGTTACCTTCTACAAAAACAATGGGCATGGTTTCAGCAAAATAAAATCGGGCATTGATGACCATGTAGGCTGGTGGAACAGTATCGTTGCCGGTGATTTTAACAATGACGGCAATATTGACTATGTAGCCGGTAACCTTGGTCAAAATTCAAATTACAAAGCATCATTTGAGCAACCCATGACCATTATGGGTAAAGACCTGGACGGTAATGGCTCATTTGATGCCATGATATTTTGCTTTATGAAGGATGAGGACGGCTCACAGAAACCATTCCCTATGCACACCCGCGATGACCTGATCAGTCAGCTGATCTCCATCCGCAAAAAATATCCAAGCTACCGCGGCTTCGGTCACGCTACCGTGAATGACTTGTGGACCGAAAAAGACAAAGAAGGCGCAGTTGTGCTTAAAGCTACCGATATGAACACCAGCCTTATCACCGGTAATGGCACTGGTACTTTTAGTATCAGTGCACTACCGCAAGATGCTCAGATGGCACCGGTTTATGGCATGATCACAAAAGACATTGACCGCGATGGCAACCTCGACCTAATAATGATTGGCAACGATTTTGGCATGGAACCTTTTACCGGCAGGCATGATGCGTTTATGGGCCTGTACATGAAAGGCAATGGAAAAGGCGGCTTTGCACCATTGTCAATTGCCCAAAGCGGCATTTATGTTGCAGGCGATGGTAAAGGCCTGGCAAGTGTACAATCTACTAAAGGTGATTTGCTGGTAGCTACCCAAAATCAGGATAGCATTAAAGTTTTCCGGAAAACGGGCGCTAATCCTGCCAAGCGATATATTAAATTAAAGCCTGATGATTTTTATGCTGATATTATGCTTAAAAACGGCGGCAAGAAACATGTTGAATTTTATTATGGGTCAACGTATTTGTCGCAATCATCAAGGGTATTGGAGTTGGATGCTAATACAGCAGATGTAACCATAACAAGTTATAGCGGGAGGAAAAGGAAAGGGAGTTGATAGTTGTAAATGAATGTATATCCGCCATGCCATGCTGAGTTCCGCGCCACCGCCCGGCTCCTGCCGAGTGCCGTTAACTTAAGGAAAAAAAGCTCGGGATTGTGCGACTCCCCTCTTGAGAGGGGCGGAGGGGTGTGTTTTTGCTTTGATAAGCTTGTAGCAGAAACACACCCCTGCCACCACTCGTTCCTCCGCGCCCTCTCTCGAGAGCAGGGCTGTTGCATTCTAAATATTATAAGTTAACTTGAGGTCAAAAAAGTTAGGATGGATAAGAGCATATTAGCGTATTTATCAGAGTTACCGGATATAAGGCGAAAGGCAGGCCAGCGCCATGACCAGACTTTCATTCTGTTGCTTGTGTTAATGAGTACAATGAGCGGTTATCATGGCTATCGTTCGATGGGTGATTTTATAAAGCGGAATGAAGTCGATCTTTTGGCCTTCTTTCAGCCTAATAAAGCCCGCCTTCCAAGCTTTTATACTATAAGACGTGTAATACAAGATTTAGACTTTAACAGCTTAAATGAGAGTTTCCATAAATGGGCCAGTCAGCATATTGATTTGTCTAAAAATGAATGGCTACATATAGATGGTAAGGCAATGAAAGGGACGATGAGCGATTATTCTCTTGACAAACAACGATTTGTAAGCCTGGTAAGCTTGTATAGTAGCAGGAGTAATCAAGTCGTTGGCCATGGTTTAGTTGACAACTCAAAACAAAGTGAAATCTCTGTAGTTCAGCAGCTTATTTCCAGTTTAGGATTACAGGGGGTAACGTTTACACTTGACGCATTACATTGTCAAAAAAAACGGTAGAGGCTATTATTGATACAGATAACAATTATATAATAGGCGTGAAGAAGAATCAAAAGAACCTTTACAAAAAGATCGAAACCATTACATCGGACGAGGCAATGGTTTGTAGTAAGTTTGTTGAGTTGTTGAAAAACAAAGGGCGAATAGAACGTAGAACAGTTTGGGTGTACCCGGGAACAGAGGAAATCAGTAACACATGGGCTGGGGTAAGCCAACTTATTAAAGTGCATCGCTGGGTAAAAGAAAAAGGACGTATCCGGGAAGAATACGCCTTTTTCATCAGTAGCTTAATCGGTAATGCGCAAACATTCTGCCATGGTATTAAAAGCCATTGGAGTATAGAAAACAGTCTTCATTGGGTAAAGGACGTGACATTTAACGAAGACGCTTCACGAATTAGAACATCCAATGCGCCTGAAAATACTTCTGTGTTCAGAAACATAGTTATTAATGTATTTAGAATAAATGATTACCCAAACCTCGCACAAGCGCAAAGGCTTGTTTGCAACGATATCAACAGGTTAAAACAACTATTAAATTAGAATGCAACAGCCCTGCTCTCGAGAGGGGGCGCGGAGGAACGAGTGGTGGCAGGGGTGTGTTTCTGCTACAAGCTTATCAAAGCAAAAACACACCCCTCCGCCCCTCTCAAGAGGGGAGTCGCACAATCCCGCGCTTTTTTTCCTTAAGTTAACGGCACTCGGCAGGAGCCGAGCGGTAGCGAGACAAACAAAAACGCCCGGGCAATCCAGATTAGCCAGGGCGT
It contains:
- a CDS encoding VCBS repeat-containing protein; this encodes MIKSLPHAFKLSTLLLLFLGVGCQKKSAGPTLFKLLDASQTGIDFKNTITESDSINILNHPYLYNGAGVGIGDFNHDGLPDVYFAGNMVANKLYINKGSLTFKDVTDAAGVAGNGDWYAGVSVVDINNDGWPDIYVCSSFKSDLSHRKNLLFINQATNKDGVPTFKESAAAYGLQDTGYSTQAVFFDYDHDGDPDMYLLTNFLGKETPVAYRPKLTDGSAQNNDRLYRNNGNGTFTNVTKEAGILIEGFGNSVSICDVNNDGWPDVYVGNDFISNDVLWVNNKNGTFTNGAGAYFKHTGWSVMGSDMVDINNDGKADLVSLEMLPEENVRKKTMLVGDNYITYINNNKFKYEHQYIRNVLQLNQGQTPAGHPQYSEIAYQAGVYQTDWSWTPLVADFDNDGYRDMMITNGYPRDVTDLDHALYSNDQGRTVKENTTLAAADSFPVVKTPSYAFRNTGGYLFKDQSKDWGIVKPTFSTGGVYADLDNDGDLDLVINNIDDDAFVYENTANSKTQVAKNHNYLTVALQGDSKNIGGIGATIRIYYKGNQQFYDQQPCRGYMSTDDARGHFGIGAATTVDSLRVRWPDGKTQRLTNVKANQTLTLQYKSASGYFPPDAESKITPVFQPANNQSGIKYVHQEKDAIDYNIQPTLPHKLSQYGPAIAVGDVDGNGYDDIFVGGSAGNKGVFFMQDASGHFTIDNNRFVHEDFKDEEDMGVLLFDANGDGFPDLYIASGSYEFQKGHTTAQDRLYINDKKGHFARDLAAVPVEYDNGSCVRAADFDGDGDLDLFVGSRSVSGAYPSSPVSHLLRNDGGKFTDVTGQLCPELLHGGMITDALWSDFDKDGQADLVVVGEWMPVTFYKNNGHGFSKIKSGIDDHVGWWNSIVAGDFNNDGNIDYVAGNLGQNSNYKASFEQPMTIMGKDLDGNGSFDAMIFCFMKDEDGSQKPFPMHTRDDLISQLISIRKKYPSYRGFGHATVNDLWTEKDKEGAVVLKATDMNTSLITGNGTGTFSISALPQDAQMAPVYGMITKDIDRDGNLDLIMIGNDFGMEPFTGRHDAFMGLYMKGNGKGGFAPLSIAQSGIYVAGDGKGLASVQSTKGDLLVATQNQDSIKVFRKTGANPAKRYIKLKPDDFYADIMLKNGGKKHVEFYYGSTYLSQSSRVLELDANTADVTITSYSGRKRKGS